The genomic segment TGCTCGACGTCTTGCCGCCGGACCAGTTCACCCTGCTGCCCAACACCGCCGGTTGCTACACCGCTGACGATGCCGTGCAAACCTGCCGCCTGGCGCGTGAACTGCTCGACGGTCACAAGCTGGTCAAGCTCGAAGTGCTGGGCGATGCCCAGACGCTTTACCCCGACATGACCGCCACCCTGGCCGCCGCCGAAACCCTGATCAAAGACGGGTTTGACGTGATGGTTTACTGCAGCGACGACCCGATTCTCTGCAAGCGCCTGGAGACCATGGGCTGCGTGGCGGTGATGCCGCTGGCCGCGCCGATTGGCTCGGGCCTGGGAATTCAGAACCGCTACAACATCCTGACCATCATTGAGAACGCGACGGTGCCGATCATCGTCGATGCCGGTGTCGGCACCGCCAGCGATGCCGCCATCGCCATGGAATTGGGCTGTGACGGCGTGCTGATGAACACCGCCATTGCCGAAGCCAAGCAGCCGGTACTGATGGCCTCGGCCATGCGCAAGGCCATCGAAGCCGGGCGCGAGGCCTTTCTGGCCGGTCGCATGCCGCGGCGCCGCTACGCCTCGGCCAGCTCACCGCTGGACGGCATAGCCACGTGAGCGACGACGCACCGCAGGGCGAAGAAAAAAAGCACCGCCCGATTCGCTCCTTCGTGCGTCGCGAGGGACGTATGACAGTGGGCCAGCAAAGCGCCATGGAGGACTTGCTACCACGCTACGGCCTGGACCCCGAGCAGCCGCTCGACCCCGTGCAAACCTTTGGTCGCACCGCGCCGCTGGTTTTCGAGATCGGCTTTGGCGTCGGCGACTACCTGCTCGGGCGTGCCACCGCGCAGCCGCAAACCGATTTCATCGGCGTGGAAGTGCACCGCCCCGGTGTCGGACACCTGCTGTCGCG from the Polycyclovorans algicola TG408 genome contains:
- a CDS encoding thiazole synthase, whose product is MTDPRPLTLAGRRYDSRLLVGTGKYRDFAETRAAIDASGAQIVTVALRRTNLGQLPGEPNLLDVLPPDQFTLLPNTAGCYTADDAVQTCRLARELLDGHKLVKLEVLGDAQTLYPDMTATLAAAETLIKDGFDVMVYCSDDPILCKRLETMGCVAVMPLAAPIGSGLGIQNRYNILTIIENATVPIIVDAGVGTASDAAIAMELGCDGVLMNTAIAEAKQPVLMASAMRKAIEAGREAFLAGRMPRRRYASASSPLDGIAT